One Nicotiana tomentosiformis chromosome 1, ASM39032v3, whole genome shotgun sequence genomic window, TGTCAAATTGCCAAACCATGATTCTTGAGCAGTGCGTCGGAAAGCATTCCATTTGGCTTTCATCTTCCACAACTTGTTCAATAAATGAGCTCACCTGTAATTGCAGTAATGCGCTCACTTGTTCATCTTTACAGTTACAAGGTGCTAGTAAGTAATCATGTTATTTGTGATGTATACGCATGTCTCGACTAATAAAAAAATTGTTTGGACATCCAATTAGAGTTACAATAGTAGTGGCAAAACTCACTTGGAAGCCACCTTTAACTATATCGAGCTGCCTAATGGGCTCTAGTGTTGGCCAATTCCACCTCATTGGATCCCAAAGTACTGTACTATTGAATGCAAATCCTGATATTTCGGCGTAGAATCTCTGGAATCTTTTTGCCGCTCCATCTGTATGCCAACCTATAACCTGAGAGCCATTACAGATTGGACCCTGCAAGATAACTTTCCTATTATTTTCAGCTAGTCTTGCCACAACCCATGTCCCGAACCGGCTGCATACAACAATTCTCTATCAAGAAAGCTGATCGAAAGAATGATAAAGTCAGAGAATAGGTAGACCAAATTTCATCAGCTTTGTCAACGAGATCCAGTAAGtgcttttggggggggggggggggcaatgCAAATGGTAAATAGTATGGTTTGTCTCAAACTGCAacatttataaaataaaaagaaaattcaCCATAGGATGTATATTTGCTAAATGTATAATTGTATGACGGCTCAAAGTCGATTAGGTGCATTTCTAATACTTTCTTTTTAGTGCTTGTCTTCATATATATCAGCTTTTAACTGGCAGAGAATTCACGGCCAAGTTTCATTTTTGTTCTAGAAACCTTTATTGTAGAAAAAAGTACAAAATCAGGGAAGCTATAGAGCAGAGTAGTACATGAGCAACTAAATGTTCTTTTACTTTATATATTTCACATAATTGGATAATTTCAATTCCTCAACTTATATGATTGTTGTTTGTGTGTATAGTAATTTTTTCTGCAGTTGTATAAATATCACTACTATTTTTCATGTTGCAGTTATGTTCATCGAGCGTGAACTTCGGTTGTAATTTTCGGTTAAATTCCCATCAGCTCTTGGTGTTTTTCACCTTTGACAATACTATAGGACCATAGACATGACAAAACATTTCTGATCACTCACATGTGGAAAGATTTGTCGAGTGAATGGGAACCCAAGAAAATGACAGAAAGAATGAATAGTTGTTTCAGGATTGGACTCTATAAGGGAATGTCATATTTCCAACTAGGTCTGTTTTCTGACATATTAGCCATGGCGTTAGTCATCATATACAAAAACTATGACTTAATCCTAAACTACTAGGGGTCGACTATATGAATCGTCTCTATCCAATCCGCTCCATTGCAGTTTCCTATTCAAGACTACCTTGATCCTTGATTGTTCATTCTTCTATGTACGCAATCATCAACAGATCAACCACTCCTCAATCATCAAATTAGttggggtcggctatatgaatctttTATTTCTACTCTGCTCTAATGTATAGAGTTTACTGTTTAGGACAAATGTGATATTAAGCTGCTGATTGCTTTCTCGAACCTTCATTTCACTAGTACACTTTTATGAGTTTAGCTTGAACCAAAATACGTATATATACAAAGGGCACAAGATCTATCACCAATTAGAGAAATATGAGTCAAACTTGGTTTTGCTCTATTCATCTTTATTTCCTACTTATCAGGAACATTTAATAGCATTTTTGTCGTCCTTATTTCAGGATCTCCTTTCAGTGCATAACTTCACTGAAACGGGTGAGGATAATATGGCAAGCACTTTATCGaaaaaaattgaaccataatttcCAACTTACTGTTTATCGTTTCTGATTATTTGGTGACAATGAACTACAAGTAGTCAATCTCTTTATCATAACCAATGACTTGACATATATAGAGTCTTAAGTGGAATTTTCTTCTTATATCCAACTTTCACTATGTCATAGAACTTACAGTTTGAAAGCTGACTTAGACATTTCAGTTTAAAATCTTTCAAGAAGTCTTGAGAATTCATAGCTAACATGCATATACGGCAATAAATCTACCATGAAAGAAATTTAGATATACATGTCCTGATTATGACCAAATCCAGTTACCCCTCCCCTGTCACTTCCCTTCCCCAACGAAAACAAAAGAACCATGTGCCATAATGAACCTATCCAGGCACATAGATCAAATATTTAATATCTCAAGAGGATGTATATTGTTTACCTCACTACCATTTTTTGACAAGTATTGTTTACCTCATTATTATGCatttaaacaacaacaacaacaacatacccaatataatcccacaagtggggtctggggaatggtagtgtgtatgcagaccttacccctaccttgtgcagGTAGAGAGGCTGATTCCGATAGGCCCTCGGCTCATGGATTTATTATGCATTTAAAAATGGATTCCAATTCCATAACTGCTAAAATCAAATAAGAACAACTTCACAAGAATCAAAGGAAAAGAGATTTGCAAACACTAATAGAACTGAGCAATCTCAATGTTCTGTGACGACATAATCTGCTGCAAGAATCGCTCAACATATCACAATTCAAAACACAAGATTGCTAATACGCAGGCTAATCgccaataaaaaaaataaaagaaagatagCTAGCATACAAAGTTATATGTAAAACGAATAAATAGACTACCTGATCTGCCGCATTTGTTCAAAGACATCTATTGAATATATGTTGGAATCATCTGCGAAGTAAACAATCCCATCAAGACGGTGTGTTTCAATGTGGTTTAGTGCCACATTCCTTAGGTTCACACTTTTATCCTTTACTTCGGTTGAGTTCTTCTTGCATACGAGATGCCTGTACATAACTCCAGTTCTCCTCAATATATTAGCTGTCTCCGTTGACTGAAAGTCCATCTCCACGACTATCCACAACAAAGGAGGTGGGACTAATTTTAATACATGGGCCAAACGGTTTAGATAGTAAGCTTGAAATGACCGTGCTTCTGTTGGCGTCACAATGATCAAAAGTTTTCTGGACACCGTCAAATCTTGATCCAGCGATTGGTTATCAGACACATTGACGGCAGTTTCAGCTTTCAATTCACTGTATATTAAATTAGTCCTTGACGTAGAATTATCAAGGAAATCCGAACTGTTTACAGTTGATGTCATATTTCTAGACACATCAGCAAATAAGCTGCCATTTTCGTAAGGTTGGAACACCTCAAAGGAGAAAGCTTTATGTTTCAACATTACATTTGCTGACAAATTCAGAGAAACAAATGGAGTGAGGCCAATAAAAACTCCAAGAACAAAGCACATTAAAAATTGGAGAAGTGCTTTCCTCCAAATTTGGCCCTTTAACTTTGACCTCTCTAATGGCCTAGATGATCTTCGCGACAAAATACCAACTACAAATGTCCGAACTTTATAGAATGCATAATCCAATGAACCAAAATAAGAATACAGAAAACCTGCAGCCGGTGTATAACTTTGATTGCACGACGATGACTTGGACAATGGAGACGCAACAGAACATGCTTCTCCATTAATTCTATTCCCCGGGCGAGGTACTGGGGACAATGCTCTTCTAATTGAAGCCATTGATTTGCTTAAAATACCTTCACTCCAACTGGCAAGCAAATTGAATTAATATGAACAACAACTACATCTCAGTCCCAAATAAGTCGCGgtcagctatatgaatcctcaccgACCATGTTTCTCTATTTAAGCTCAACCCATGTCCTCGTCAtaccaaataattcaacatgaaCTTAACTTCTAAAAGAATACATAGCTAAAACTCATctaaaaaaatctgaaaatataAGAACAGATAAATACTCCATGCTAGTTCAAGTGCTATGTACCACCTTTTTTTTCAAAACACTGTGCTCAgttttgatatactcaatacaagtTCAAACTACCTAAAAACTACAGCAAAATCAGTTCTTTTTGAGGATTTGCAGCAGAAATACAAACATTTGACTCATTTAACAACAAGAGTCAAGTGGATGATTACTCAACTAATCACAGCTCAATTTCTAATCATTCCAAACATTCTTGTAAGCAAGTAGTGATATAAACACAACCAATGACATTCTAtgttaaagaaaaatcaaaacttTTTCAACTAAATCATAAACAGAAGTCAAGAAAACCAATACCCATTAGCCAAAAGTAGCAGGAGTACCAGATTTCAACTTCAGATGACCAAATCTTGAGCTCAAATGAAAAGGGTCATTGCATTTCTGTTCAATATGAATTgggtatttgatattttttactCAAGTGAATAGGAAACAATAAAATTCTCACTTCATTTGGCTATGTAAAAACCTCTTTTTTAACAATTTACTAAGCCAATTGTTTCTCTTTTTGGGGGTACAGAGGAACTTTTATTGGGACTATAAATCAAATGCATAGTTGAGTTGAAAGTGTTTTGAGAAAGTATAAAGAGGGAGAGAAGGGGAGAAACAAATAGTACATGAGAGCTCAGCACATGACAAAGATGCTGAGGCTAATTCAAATTTATTATTGGACTATTAAAATTCTATTCATTTACCAATAAAAAACACAAAGGATAACAAAAGCAAAATGTCCCACTAACTCAAAAGTACATTAGTACAATGTTTAGTGATCTCTATTTTCTAAACATTAAATTATTGGTCTAATATTACCCCACCGATAGAAAACAATCTTATTTTTACTCTTAATCCCTAATATCATGGGCGAAGCTATGTTCCACCAACGGTGGTCAACATCACcaaaaaattatattgtatataaaataaaatattatttattattgattaaaaataaattttgaacacACTTGCATAGCCAACTGGGAAAGGTTTGAACACCCTTATTGAATTTCTTGAATTCGTCACTGCCTAATATGCGAATAATtttgaattatatttaaaagttgAGGggtaaaattaaatattttttcttgAGGATTTGAACGTCATTTCATCCTTGAGTTTCCTCAAGGACAAGAACAAATATGAGACTAGTTGCTAACAATAAAAAATCTTAATAGACTAGTAACGAAGGACAAAATTGAACAATTTCGAATAATATACTAAATTTAGACCTTTTCTCTTTTTATGTAATATATTAGCAGTAGAAACAGAAAAATATTGAAATAATATACCACGACGAGTTTTAAATTTTTCATAGTAAATAAATTTGAATTCGTTACAAATTTTAAATTCATATCGAATAATGTTAGGGTATAGAATACTTTATAACATGCTAAAAGTAATCATATGATTAAATTGGAAGACAGATGTAATTTGTATTTTAGCAAGTACTATAGAATTTTGACATACGTAAATTTTCGAAttatcttctctctctctctttttttttcttttttcttttttttttctcccatcttcattttaaaattttctatttttttttttttttggtattttgagctaATCATTGTGATTGGTAGCATGTATTGATAATTCGTAATGGGTTCAATGTTCTAGTTTATTTTAGCAAAGTATATAAAATCTGTGCATGCATGTTAATAGTTATTTGTTTTTTTATAGTAAATATAGCTTTAATATTAGATATATGGTAACACATTTCCACATCTTTATGAGGTGCATGGATAGTAGAAATTAGCAAAGATATGTGTCTATTTGTTAAGTCTTATAGTTATGCATGTATCCATTAAATTTTAGTAAAAAGAaataaattaactaaaatttGTTTAAGATTGAACTTTTATCTTTTTTGAGTGAATTATGAATAAGACAATTGAAACACTTACACTGCtttcttaataattaattattttacaaGACGAAAATATGTCTTCACTGGAATCCTTTCTAtttttccaaatatatatattatagtattatTATTGAGAAGGAAAGGCAACTATCTGATTTCCAAATATATCTATCTCAAATATCAATCTAAACGGGCATCATCCACGAGTTATGTTCGCATTCGAATAACTTTCCATACTCAAAACAATATTCAAAAAATTAGACTGAAATTACCAAATTTGAGAGCAAAGAAAGGGATGAAACGTGGACTTTTCagtttatttttctttagtcagCGAAAGTCCAAATATGCCTCTATACTTTCGAAAATAATCTAAGAAtacctctcgttatactattgggttatctatatccctgcagtcatactttgggttcaaatatactcaTCATTTAAATGGAAGGACacatgtcatcgtcctgttggccaattctaaatatatcctaattaattaaaaacacTCATTACCTATACCCAAAAAtcaattttttaaagcaatttatttttttgtaaaaactggaaaaaactgaaattgtttttactaaaaactggaaaaaaaaaacgaaaatatttttttgtcagtttttacaaaaaaaactgcttttaaaaaaatgaaaaatattttctaaaataatatttttgtaaaaactgaaaagcaattttctaaagcaattaaaaactgaaatcTTTTTacctaaaaactgaaaaaaagaaaatatttgtttttttcagtttttacaaaaacattgctttagaaatttgcttttcagtttttacaaaaataattgctttagaaattatttttcagctttttttaaaagcaatatttttctaaaaactggaaaaaaatatttttgattttttcagtttttgataaaaaaaacattcagttttcttcaatttttacaaaaaatattgcttttgaaaattgcttttcagttttttttcttccagtttttacaaaaatattgctttagaaaatatttttcaattttgttttaaagtatttttttgtaaaaaaattggaaaaaaaatatatattttcgatttttttcagtttttagtaaataaagattcagtttttttcagtttttacaaaaaaaaattgctttagaaaattgattttcgggtatgggtaatgagtctttttaattaattaggagatatttagaattggccaacaggacgatgacacgtgtccctccgtttaaatgaggggtatatttgaacccaaagtataacTGCAAGAGTATAAataactcaatagtataacgagtGGTAATAttaaaccattttcgaaagtacagaggtatatttggccatttgccgTTCTTTAGTGTTTGGATTGGATTATGGTTTAGGAGTGCTTTGGGTTTGTTTTGAAATAACTAGttgtaatttcatatttttaagaAAACAACACCAAGTTGGTGCCCGCACTTGGGTGCTAACTCAATATTTCAAATCCTCAAGTTTAGCACGTAGATTTATCCCgcggcggatccagaattttaaagttatgggtgCTCGCCGATAAAGACTCCAAAAGAAGAGGAAAAATAAATTTACTTATGGATGCTAACTCAATATTTATCTAAATATTTGTACGATTGCCTATATAATTTACTAAATATGGTAAAAGTTAATGGGTGCTTAAGCACCCATAAGTGTCCATGTGCATCCGCCACTGCATTTATATATATGTACCTAATATTTATATCAAATCAATAAAAACAAAACAAATGTCTTTTATATGTAATTTTTACTTAACCAAAGTTTATATTATCACTTTATTTTTTACTGTTAAGATTACTTGCATTATTTTGGTATATAAACAACAGATGCTAATAAGTGTCTAATCTTGCTTTTTTTACGAGTGAGATTTAAATTTTTGATTATTTTCATGGGTTCAAAGTGTTTAACTATTCTGAAAAACTTTATATCGTTCGCTCTATAAGTCTACGCCACTGGTtcgtattaaaaaaaaataattgattACAATCTACCCCTACTTACAATCTTATTCTATAAAGGGCAAAAGAATCATTTTATGAGAGCTAGACAAATTAGGAATGATTGGGGATAATCTATTGAGATTTTGAAAAGCAAACTCTAAACACTGGTGGCATTAGGAATGAAAATCGTAAAAGAAAAAGAGTTTcatgatttattttttttaactttttccaaaaaaaaaaatggtaAAAATTTTCACGTGGCGCCAGTTTTGTGCCACCCATTAAATTTGTACtcacttttaaaaaatatttaactgATACCCAATTTTTGGATAACTTCAAATACATACATTTTTCTCTTCTTATTTTCTGTTGTTTTCTTCTCCTTTATGTTtagagcttcttcttcttcttaattgtAAAATGGGTTATTAAAGTTATTGTTGTTTTAATAATTTGATGATTGAGAtttgttctttatgatatttgaaagttatgtttcaaatttgagctaatttggagtagatttgagcaTTGAATCGTATATTAAGTTGTTGAAATTCGAAGAATAAATTTATGTTTCAGAACTTAATATCTGAAATCTGATATTGCATCAATAGATTGAATCACTTAAGATTCGAATTTCTAAAGTCGCATTTGAAAAACAGAAGAActtcaaatttgatttttgaAGTTGTATCGAAGAGATTGAACAACTTCAAATTCGAATTCCCTGAAGTTGTATTTAAAAGATAGAAAAACTTCAAATTTAATTTCTGAAGTTAAGATTCAACTACTTCAGATTCGAGCGGGTACACTTTGCAAACTTTGTACATTGCCGTTATAACTTTAATGGCAGCCCCAAAAGTTTTTGTATATATGAAAAAGGCCCAAAAATGTCACTCCAAACACCATGTGTACAGTGTTTTAGTTTTTGAAATAAATAACTAAAAGACGTCTTTCAGTTTTTAGAAATATTGAAACATTTCTATCTGTTTTGTTTGGTAAAATAACTTGTTTTCGGAAAGTTGGAAAAACGATTTCTAACGTTTTTGGAAGAGTTCGAGTCATGTGAAAGAAAGAGATAAAAAGACATTAATTCTTGGAGTGGACTGgtgtaaagaaaaaaaaagttaagtTATCAACACGTGAaaagatttatttatattaattatcAGTAAATTTAATTTTACAATAATAAATTACTAATTATTTTTACCAAATTACCAATAAATATATATTAGTAAGAGATTATAAGTAATTTGATCGTCCAAACAGAGGCGGAGCgaggatttgaagtttatgggttcggAAAAAATCTTTTTAAATTACTCGGTTCTAAATGAatattttgtacatattcaatgGGTTTTTAAAGATAAATATAAGATTTTAACCAAAGCTACTGGGTTTTGCCGAACCCGTAGGAAGTATGCTGGCTCTGCCCCTGCATCCAAATATATCTTTTTTACTCATATTAGCATGAACAGACAGATTCAATGCATGGGTGATTTAATGAAttttgtggcctaaagccaaaatatattaaaaatcattaaaTTTGTATGGAAATGCATATGATAATGAGACATAAAATAAACCTGCATGACTTACATCTAGTAAGAAGAGCAGAATGCGTGATGTGTAGATTAGACTCACATCACTTCTGAACTCTCGCATACATAAGTATAATATTTACGTGAAAACGAATAGAGGGGTGGACTCATTATCTTTCGAGTTCGAATTGTGTGCCATTGCCCTCGAGAATTTCTTAGCTAAAAAATATGAGACACCGAAGAACTTGCATTTTGATGTATGGATCAATCAAATATGACAAAAAGAAATAACGAATTCAGAGAATATGAATTGAAATTAAAggctaaaataatcaaaacattaaagaaaaaagagtacactaTTTAATGAGAGAGAaggtaaatatattatttatttactaGCTCAATCATATAACCGtaatcaaattttaaaaaatataaaaaattgaattttttcttaATAAAAATTGCATTTTTCATATAATACTAAGATAGTATTTTCTATTTTTGGGGACCTAAGGTAAGGTCTTCAACTGCCTTATCTTAGAGCCGCCCTGGTTAGTGTAATTTAAATCCAGTAGGCTTTAGTCAAAATTCTATATTTGTATTTCAAATttattatacaaaaaataaatttaaaatttagttAGTAACACATGATCTCTTAATTAATGtgatatttatattttcctgAGTCGAGAGTCTATTGAAAATaatctctctaccttcacaaaggTAGAAGTAAGGTATGCATATACACTACCCTTTTCAGACCATACGATATAGGTTAATATTGGATATATTGTAGTTAGTAACACGTGATGTCATTATCTTAAAATTTAtgacccataaaatttaaatcgaCGCTCCATCTCTAGGTATCAATGTATAGAAATTAAACTAATAAAAAAGGTTGGTTCTTACAAAAATTTCATATTCCTTTGAAACAAATTTCCTTAAAAGTTGAAACCTAGTATAAATATGTAATTCAATGAGTAACTTAATAAACAGGTTCCTCTGCCGAGTTCACGTGCATGGGGTTCACATGCACGTGCCTACAGCCAATAGAACCACCGCGAGAATACTGGCTTTCTATATTTCTTTTCGATCAGTCAAAAATGGAGTAGTCCCCATCATTTTTGCAGGCTAAAAAACACAGCTACCTCACTGCTACTTCTGAATTTTACTACATTACTGAATATATCTTTAAACTTTCTTTTTATATTTACAGTATTAGTTTAATTAATTACATTATCATATATCAAGTTCCCTATGAAAATTAAGTGAAAAATTACTTATTTCTTATAGGTCAACTTAACGTAATACTTAGCTAGTTTGAATATAGATTCGATACAAACTTGAAAAACGATTTTTTTGAAGTTGTGTTAAATTTGTGTCTGACCATGCATTTTCTTTGAAGAAaacttgaagttttgtgagtggaagaaaaaaTTTCACTCAAAAATTGTTCTAAATCAGTTTTTGAGAACttggaaatttttgaaatttcctcccccccaaaacatgatcatatttcataaacaaacaatattttcaaaaaaatatttgaaaaataaaaccaaaatctatggccaaacgggagctTAGTATAAAAGATCTATACAGTATTCTCTGTCCACCATACTTGAACTCGTCTATAATTCACCGGTTCTATTTTATGTGACATTATTTTCTTTATAGTCGGTTCCTAAAAATATAACACATCTCTATATAGGCATATTTTGTTTCATTTTATACTGGACTAAGACATATCTAAGTCACTAGTTTTAAAACACTTTCTTGCTTAAACTTATAtccagtcaaataggttcacgTAAAATCATATACGGACCCAGAATTTTTACGCAAATGAGGCACATTATTCTACACTTAACCAGTGTTTCCTAAAGATTTTTAGTGTTCAAGGGgtcaattattttaaattaactattttcaaaatatatacatattaatATACAAGATTTTCGTCAGTTGCTTACCCCTAGATACGCCTCTGCATAAAATGAAACTACTACTAAGTTCGAAATTTGATCAACAAGAAGATATACTATATTGAGTCATTGTATTTCATGTAACACCAACTAATATACGTACTATAGTATAGTACTAGCTAGTAGTATAAATTTTGAATCAATATATGCATTTATATTGAGTGAACTATCTCATTCACACATGCACAATTATTGGACCACCAAATTCACAcactctttattttcttcaacatGAAAACCCATAACCCTACTAAGCTCAAAACCTCACCAAATCACCTCTTTTCTTGTGGTTTCTTCCGCCGCTGTACTCAAACCGTTCTCAGCCCTACTACCACCGCACCACCCACCCTCCCCATTTCACTTTCCGACGACCTACCGGAGCCAACTCCGTTACCATTACCGCCGCCTCCGGCGAGTTCATCGGAGTCTTCATCATCTTCTAATACTTCACAGAGTTTCACTCAATGGAGGTTTCCATTACACACTAATTACACACAAGAACGCCCACCAAGAGAAGATATGCAGATAACGAAAGTTAAACCTCCGGTTTTGTGCACTAATTTGGAGGAGTTATTCCACGTGGCGGAATTACAGTTGACTACTTGTTCCGACTTGGACAAGGTTGTTTTTATGATCCTTTTTTTTTAACAATTTGTTAGTCAAAATGAAAATAGAATAGGTATTTAAATTGTGATAATAGTTGGATTTTTTCCGAAAATTTTGTTTTATAAGCCTATAAATATGCATGTTTAATGAGGAGCATACAATCAACTAGTTCAACTCTACTAGCATTCTCGACACGAattttatatacataaaaatgagctatttttaaaaaaaatattgaacTTTAAatctataattttaaaaaatatattcttGCTAATAACAGTTCGAAAATTAAACCCTttaaatttaaattctgaatttgtcttttaatatatatatatattattaatttcTATGGAAATACATAATTG contains:
- the LOC104098656 gene encoding probable beta-1,4-xylosyltransferase IRX9H; amino-acid sequence: MASIRRALSPVPRPGNRINGEACSVASPLSKSSSCNQSYTPAAGFLYSYFGSLDYAFYKVRTFVVGILSRRSSRPLERSKLKGQIWRKALLQFLMCFVLGVFIGLTPFVSLNLSANVMLKHKAFSFEVFQPYENGSLFADVSRNMTSTVNSSDFLDNSTSRTNLIYSELKAETAVNVSDNQSLDQDLTVSRKLLIIVTPTEARSFQAYYLNRLAHVLKLVPPPLLWIVVEMDFQSTETANILRRTGVMYRHLVCKKNSTEVKDKSVNLRNVALNHIETHRLDGIVYFADDSNIYSIDVFEQMRQISRFGTWVVARLAENNRKVILQGPICNGSQVIGWHTDGAAKRFQRFYAEISGFAFNSTVLWDPMRWNWPTLEPIRQLDIVKGGFQVSSFIEQVVEDESQMECFPTHCSRIMVWQFDTELLYPYPHEWWVKNYSGTITASV